In Drosophila busckii strain San Diego stock center, stock number 13000-0081.31 chromosome 3R, ASM1175060v1, whole genome shotgun sequence, the sequence TAACAAAGTTCGTTGTGTTATTTCTCTTTCATTCtccatttacattttttatgcaaatttaatcaGACAATATCGAAGGCATAGCACATGATTATTTGTCTTTTGAAattctttcatttcatttcttttttttttttttttgttactctGTTGTGTGCTATGACCcatttttatactaaattcGAAAAGAAGCAGATTGAATTGTGCCCATTACATAAATTTAGTATGTCTCTATTTGTTGCTGGGGCTTATCTAGTGGACATGTGCGACCAAAAATCAAAGCAGGAAATAGAATCTTGCGAGCATAGCTTGGCGGCTCTAACTTCTTCAAGTTCTTGAACATCCAATCAACGATCAACTGTAAAAGTAACAACATTAACTAACctactaaatatatttatagaactGCAGGCTGCTTACATCAATGTTAGTGCAAGTCAATGCGGAGCATTCTAGTACCTGCCAAGCACGGCCTTCCAAGTGCTTGAGACCCAATAGCTCAGCAATAAAGGATGCAGGCATTGCACCTGACATATCCTGTTTATTGGCCAACACAAGAAGCggcacattgcgcatacgttcATCCAACAGGACATTGCACAGTTCACAGCGTGCCTCACTTAGCCGCGATCCATCCGTGCTATCAATTACGTAGATCTGCTTAAATAAGTTAGCAGATAAGTTTAAATCAATATGCAATTGTAATTTAccaaagcttttgtttgctggaAAAATAAATGCCAGAACTTTCGTACTCTTGGCTGACCGCTTATATCCCGCATGCAAATCTTTATaccattaatttttaagtgctTTTCGGTAAAATCGCGTGTGGGTGTAATGTGCTTCAACTAGAGTTATGTATCAGAGAATATCgagaatatataaattgtattactATATCTTACAGTATCTTCTTGCTCTAAACTCAAACGCGCTACTAATGTTGTTTTGCCGGAATTATTTAGACCCAGAAATAAAAGATAATACTTCCTTGAATGCTTGGGCCATACTTTGCGCCATAGTGAATTGAgagctttataaatttttggcatttatgtatgtatatgtatgtaatcaAAGTGTAAAAGAAGTGTACGTTTA encodes:
- the LOC108604683 gene encoding ADP-ribosylation factor-like protein 3, with product MPKIYKALNSLWRKVWPKHSRKYYLLFLGLNNSGKTTLVARLSLEQEDTLKHITPTRDFTEKHLKINGIKICMRDISGQPRVRKFWHLFFQQTKALIYVIDSTDGSRLSEARCELCNVLLDERMRNVPLLVLANKQDMSGAMPASFIAELLGLKHLEGRAWQVLECSALTCTNIDLIVDWMFKNLKKLEPPSYARKILFPALIFGRTCPLDKPQQQIETY